TATCCTACACGAATATTTTGACCGACAAAAACCTGAAAGAAATGCGTATGTCtttccaaataaaaaaaaaataaataaatagcaGGATAGCACTGATGTCTAtatcttgaatggactataaatATTCTCAATCCCCGACTAATAATCAGGTGATTCAAGCTTAACACAAAGTTTGAACACAAAATGTCGAATTCTACATCTTATgttccattcaagaattattgacatcgaaGTAGGCCTTGGAAGTCCAAACGGACAAGAAAGATCACTTACATaattctgtagtttcaatcatagaaataaaatatataaatatataaatatatacatataaccTATAGGTACGCGTATTTGAATTGAAGtcaaattcgaaataaattaatcagcattcaaaattggcacaataattttttcaatttgttcgATTAAACCAATAACATCACCAACACCAAATTCAAATATCTTCTGTCAGTCATAGACTTATGTGTCCATCTATGGGCTCGTCTAAGAGTCATTTCCGAATTCCGCAACTTAAAATCTTACTCTATGGGCCAACTCAAATTCGATCTTCCACAATCGCCTGCGATGTCATAAATTCTAGAATTGAGTATGCTTGAAAAAACTTGGACGTCGGTCGTGGGATTGAACATTAATAGACACAGAATGTTAGGCCCCTCATCTACTTCCTCCATCGTCCATACCCCGTATCCGCGAACACCTTTAATGAGATGAAAACTGCATCGTCGTCGTGCTCATCGGTTCGTGAGACGCTGGAAGCCACCAAAGTGTAAATGCCCCAGAGATCGGGTTTCGGACTACCCTGAAACTTCCGTCTGCCTCGGGCTTCCATCGGCGTTTGTCATTCGTTACCACCGGTCTAATTCAACACGCTCGAAGAACCGGGCAGCGTACGTAACGTACGCCATTCCACATTACCATATGCAATAACACTTGGATTAGGATTATCGAGGCCTTCCCCTGGATGCGTTTACGTTTTTTCGACGTTCCGGAAGCGATCTCGTCAGTATCTGGTGTCGGGAATATCCACAGAGCGGGCATGTGTTGGTAGTTTTACTACGATCAGTGCGATAGGAGAAAGGTTTTTTATTCCTGAAAGTTTAGTCGACATTATCctcaaatttttgaagaaacactTTCCATAGAAATACCATTCAAaatcatacatacatacattaaGCATAGAAAGCGCCCTCACAtagccatagacatagagtctcgATGCTATGTTCATAGACATAGAATGAGTCTATTAACAGGGATGCAAAAGACACAtcgatatttcagaaatatagtaTCGATGTTAACTATGGCAAACCATGGGTCAGCTCTATGGTTGAGTCCATGCCTTCCGAAGGATTTCCCAGAACCTCAAAAGAAACTGTATTCTTCTAAAACCGCCTGGCCTTGAAATTTGCATATAACCGACGAATATGCCAAAAAACGCGTAGACCGGTGGCGGCTCCCCTTCTAGAGCCGTTTGATGTGTCTCGAATAATCGCCATTGCGGTTTCCAATTTACATTCCAGCATTTTACCAGCTTCAGCGACCTTTTTGATATGCAATTGTCGTCACGCGAACATTTGTTCAAATCAGACCGTCCAAAGAACGTTATTTTCTGGCACGAATAACAAGACCATATCGAGTGAGGAAGAAAGAATACATAACGTACGTATTGTATTGGtgtcatttgaatatttttgtctCATCGAATTCATGACACCAACGACAGCCACTAGCCCCAGTTCCGTATTACATACATATTTCAATTCCGGGGTTTTCTGTTCATTAGTGTTAAGTTGTAcagaatgggcaagtttcctgaaactccaaaatcgaatttaaaattatttatggaaacccttttccattagttatccaacacgtaaaagattcgcttcaaaattaagatatttcagaaatatacccttcgaaacttcgagtaTGTAaaggcttgtgacgtagaatgcctttactaaagtctagtcatttttgttaattagacaacagtggaactgatcaagaagatatagaattctatatccacacatttcaaaaaattgtttctgtaatgtgtgtctatatattcttaaaaacgatgacattttgtgtcattgtttgatatttctatgcactatttgttttccttgtcaaatgtgatcaccaaacttgatatttattaagtctatgatgatcataaaactttcatgacctttattgattcgacttgcgttgccggattgtgaaaatgacgtagaatgttcataagagagcacttctgaaatcagaattttcgtgagtgaatacagacaaaacgcaatatgttaaaattctaaaaaaatatatttcgatatatttgacttataaggatttcaatgacatatattttgaaatttaggaaaataccccattgttcGCATATTTTCATGACTTTTTTCTGTTAAGTTTTGCTTTTGAGGGCAtgatgtttttttcaattgacaAAAAAAAGAATATGCTCGGTAATACGTATCTCGTGATATTGCCAAACAGAACTGGAAGAAAGATTCTCTATTTCCAAATTATAGACGTAGAAAAACCTGGAAAACCAATATTCCTGCAGGATTATGCCTTTATAATTGAAGGCCAAAACACGTAGCTACTTCTGCGAGGCCAACAGTGTCAACACATTTCAGTTTCAAACAACCCCCCGTACCTGCAGTACTCTAAAAACTCGACGCTGCTCTATTATTTACCTGAACAAAGAAACAAAACGACCATTGGGCCAAAGAGCTCATTGTTCCCATGGGATATTCCTTTGCCATTCCGTTTCACAACGAATTCCTTTTCAAATATGGTAATTATAGGGAAATTGGAGTGAAATAGGTCTTTGCACTCGTTACATCGTAACACTTTTTGGAATGAATCCGATAAGAGTTCATAAGTTGCATTTTGACGAGAAAGAGACGACTGCTAAGTTGCGCTATTGTTTTATTTACCGAATCGACATGCGAACGCATAATGATTAGGAGCACAGGGGTGTTAAAGGTGATTTCAGAATACTTACAAACACGAAAGCACGATCAAATAATCAATCAATTGGTTTATTGCGACATCTTGATACAGAAGATCCGATTTTTTTTGTTAAATAGAGAAATTTTGGTACTTCGCAAAATAACTGCTGGAGGATTATCATATTTTGGGTTTCATTCCATTGTAGGAATCACTTCATTTGCTAACCGTTGAGATATTCAAGGCATATTTTTGATGACAATATTCacctaaataaaaaattaagaaaacaaTTAATTAACAAATTTATTTGAATTGCTAGAGGTAGAGAAGaactttattttcattttgacaaaaaaaatcCAAACAAACGGTTATAAACATATGCGAAAAGTTGTGTTGTCCTTCAGCCAACAATAATCACACCACGAGTTTCATTCATTATTCGAAAAACAGACCTTGCACAACAAATACctaattcaagaataacaatGATCAATGATACTGCAATTGTTAGAAGCACTGACTCACCTGAATTGACCCTTGTCGGATAAATCAGCAGAAGGCAGAAAATTACATAATTTAGGTAGTCAACGCCGATATTGAGTCTTTTCAAGCACTTGAGTCTAGTAACCATCCTCGTATTACCTGCGAAAGGTATCGAGAGTACACTCCTAGCCATTATTCTTGCAAAACTTCATTCTATCGACACATCTCGAAAAACTTTTATTGTCTGTGTAATTTCACTTTGCACgattttattcacaaaactgAATTTTCAACTTACATCGCGGAATATTCGAAGGCGAATCTAGACACCTGTGGATGCTGCATGCACCGTTAAATCCAAAGTATTCCAAGAATTCTCTCGCATTCTCACAGAATAGTGCTATTCGGTCTGGTTATCATCGCTAGTTTTGTGAAATTGACggaaaagaattattttttcaatcttcAATGCACATTTTTGCTCTTCGTTCGTAATGGTTCGAAGTTTTGTAAAGTTTGTAATTCGACAGCAGTTCGTCGATGCTGCGCGTGCACATTACGAAGTACGGCAACGGACTGACGAACTGACGGTGGCGCGAGCGCGGTGTTGTCAAGTTAACCAAATTAAATGCCGCAACCTATATGTATATGTGCGTTTTCACTCAAGTTGAggcattatttattttttcttctaactccattttctaaaattttgtgttgagaaatattttttatgaatacaaacaaaaattcaattctAATTTTCTTTTTATCCTAGCTACTCCGGAGGCATATTAActatttcatatacatatataaccATTGAGTTAAATACTCAATGGTATATCCtagaaaatattcattaaattaaGTAGTCTCTGCTGTTTCTCAGTTACacataaaaatatcgaaatcgAGACCAATTCTTCggaaatttgaatattcaaacaaaacaatattTGGCCATCtatcatttaaaatttaaacTATTTGTTTCTCTATACCAGTGAACAATAAATAACTTCCCACGATGTATTGTTATTATCTTCTATATTCTTTTCAAATTTGTAAATTAATAAATGAGTCCcatttcatttgaatttatGCCCGATATTTTGTATTTGTATGTTCGAGTCCTCTAGCAACCAAAACTAGAAAACAGTTGTTTCAAACATATTACAGATTTCTGTAATCATAAGCTTATGTAAATATCTTTTGAATTATTCCAATTCTCACATATTAATGTAGAAGGTGACCAATAGATGGCGCTCAAACAGAAAACCtaacaaaaaatttcaacatttcctctctttgatttctttcacgAAATCAACATTTCTGATGTACCTGACGTTAATCGCAATCCAATTTGATTTTTAAAAAACCTACCAACTCTGAATTAATTttcatatttaatgaatattagtGACAACTATTCTCGTGGAGAAAAAGAATGGCGAAAACCAtagaataataatgaaatttcgATTGACACATGACATAAACCTCAAATGTCTTCCATTTTTATGTCTTTTCCTTGAGCTCGCCTATTCGGGTATAATTGTGTTGGaggttatacaaaatataattcaggtaatttcttttaaAATAATACATCGATCAGCAGAATCCACAATTTCTCTACAATATGTATATCTACAAGCAAATTGCTGAGGTATTTTTCCCAGTTTCTTTCTGTTTCCATATAAAATCTGCAACTTTAGTATTGTTTATTGTAGACAGTGTTGTAGATGCTGCGATGATCGAGAATGATGTTCTGTCTACTAATAAACGTTATATGTTTTTTTGATTCTGATTCTGATTTTTGTGCAAAAGCAATTCTTTCATTTTAAGCATAtctgatttatttttttaggaTGGTGCGAATGAACGTATTGAGTGATGCACTCAAATCCATCAACAATGCCGAAAAGCGGGGCAAAAGACAGGTCATGATCAGGCCATGCTCAAAAGTCATCGTTAGATTCTTAACTGTAATGATGAAGAAGGGTTACATTGGAGAATTCGAAATTGTCGATGATCACAGAAGTGGAAAAATTATCGTTAATTTAACTGGTAGATTAAACAAATGTGGAGTTATTTCCCCTAGATTTGATGTCCCAATCACACACATTGAAAAATGGACAAACAATCTTCTCCCTTCAAGACAGTTCGGGTAAGTCACAATTTTAAAAGAATAACTTATCCTGTGCATTTGAGAGATTCCTGTCTTCCTTATAAGAATCTCTTGTATTACGCAGGTATATAATTCACAGAATTCTGTGCTGATGTATTTTTTTAAT
Above is a window of Coccinella septempunctata chromosome 5, icCocSept1.1, whole genome shotgun sequence DNA encoding:
- the LOC123313254 gene encoding 40S ribosomal protein S15Aa, which produces MVRMNVLSDALKSINNAEKRGKRQVMIRPCSKVIVRFLTVMMKKGYIGEFEIVDDHRSGKIIVNLTGRLNKCGVISPRFDVPITHIEKWTNNLLPSRQFGYVVLTTSGGIMDHEEARRKHLGGKILGFFF